One segment of Brassica napus cultivar Da-Ae chromosome C3, Da-Ae, whole genome shotgun sequence DNA contains the following:
- the LOC106416286 gene encoding dihydrodipicolinate reductase-like protein CRR1, chloroplastic: MAAVSCCFFKLSHSRHLKPSRPSFSCSASQPSQNNIKVIINGAAKEIGRAAVVAVTKARGMELAGAVDNHFLGEDIGLLCDMEEPLEIPVVSDLTMVLGSISQGKEVGVVIDFTDPSTVYENVKQATAFGMKSVVYVPRIKPETVSALSALCDKATMGCLVAPTLSIGSILLQQAVIMASFHYNNVEIVESRPNATDLPSPEATQIANNISNLGQIYNREDSSTDVQARGQVIGEDGVRVHSMVLPGLPSSTQVYFSSPGDVYTVKHDIVDVRSLMPGLLLAIRKVVRLKNLVYGLEKFL; encoded by the exons ATGGCAGCTGTGAGCTGCTGCTTCTTCAAGCTATCACATTCACGACATCTCAAACCCTCTAGGCCTTCTTTTTCCTGCTCCGCCTCTCAACCTTCCCAAAACAACATAAAG GTAATCATAAACGGAGCTGCAAAGGAGATAGGAAGAGCGGCTGTGGTTGCTGTGACTAAAGCCAGGGGAATGGAGTTGGCTGGTGCTGTCGACAACCATTTTCTTGGCGAAGATATTGGCTTG CTCTGTGACATGGAGGAGCCTCTAGAGATACCAGTAGTGAGTGATCTAACAATGGTCTTAGGCTCGATATCTCAG GGAAAAGAAGTGGGAGTTGTGATCGACTTTACAGACCCATCAACAGTGTATGAGAATGTAAAACAG GCAACGGCATTTGGGATGAAGAGTGTTGTGTATGTACCTCGGATTAAGCCAGAGACAGTATCAGCGTTATCTGCACTATGTGACAAGGCCACCATG GGGTGCCTTGTAGCACCAACACTATCCATAGGATCTATACTTCTCCAACAGGCTGTGATCATGGCTTCCTTCCACTACAACAACGTTGAAATCGTAGAGTCAAGGCCTAATGCAACG GATCTTCCTTCTCCAGAAGCTACCCAAATTGCGAACAACATCTCAAATCTTGGTCAGATATACAACAGAGAAGATAGTTCAACTGATGTTCAG GCAAGAGGTCAAGTAATCGGAGAAGATGGGGTTCGTGTTCACAGTATGGTTCTACCTGGACTACCTTCTAGCACACAAGTCTACTTCTCAAGTCCAGGAGAT GTTTACACTGTTAAACACGACATAGTTGACGTAAGGTCCCTAATGCCTGGACTACTTCTCGCTATCAGAAAGGTGGTACGCCTCAAG AATCTGGTTTATGGCCTCGAGAAATTCTTGTAG